Part of the Candidatus Binataceae bacterium genome, GCGGCAGCATGGTCGAGATTCTCTCGGCCGCTGAAGTGCGCAATTTCATCCGCCCGCGCGGCGAGGATCTGCGCCGGGGTGAGGGCGTATTCTCTGCCGGAAAGACGCTGGCTCCCGCTGACCTTGGGATGCTCGCCTCGCTCAATCGCTCGATGGTCGAGGTTTACCGCCGGCCGCGCGTCGCGATCGTTTCGACCGGCGATGAAATCGTCGAAGTCGATCAGCCTCCCACCGGTGCACAGGTTGTCAACTCGAACGGATACGCACTCGCAGGCGCGGTGCTCGAGGCGGGCGGCGAGCCGACGATCCTCAAGATTGCCCGCGATACCGAAGCCGAGATTCGCGAGCGCCTGGCCGAGGCGCTCACCTTCGATGCGATGCTCTCGACGGGTGGTGTTTCAGTTGGCCAGTTCGATCACGTCAAGGGTGCGCTCGACGCTCTTGGGTTGAAGCAACTCTTTCACGGTGTTGCGCAGCGTCCCGGCAAGCCGCTCAAGTTCGGCACGGTCGGCTATCGAGCAGTGTTCGGTCTCCCAGGCAATCCCGTATCGACGCTGGTGTGCTTTTACCTCTATGCACGAGCGGCGTTGCGCAAGATGGGCGGGCATGAGCGGCTGGGATTGCCGCGCGTGCAGGCGCGATGCGCGAGCGACATCAAGACGGCAGCGAACCTGACTGAATTTGTCCGCGTCATCGTGACGCGCGGCGAGGATGGCCTCGTCGCGACTCCTACCGGCGCTCAAGGCTCGGGGATGCTGAGCTCGGTATCGCGCGCCGACGGCTTGCTCGTGGGACCGGCGTCGGAGACGATCCTCAAAGCCGGAACTCAGGCGGTGGTTTTGCTGCTTGGCGGTACGGAGCCGGTCGTGCTCGATGAGAATGTTGGATTCGAGGAGCCGCGCCGCCAGAAATATTGAATCGCGAACAGCGCGGCCGCGCCGAACAGCGCCGCGCCAATCACGATCGCCGACAGCTTGAGCTGCAGCGTCAGGATCCCGAACGGCAGCAGGTAGAACTTGACCGTATCGACCTGGAAGTTTGCATAGATGATGTAGAGAACCCAGAGCACGACGATCGTGGAGATGATGAACTTCGGCGACTTGACGAAACTCGGCATTGCGAGGTTCCCTCCTCGGGACCCAGGCAAAAGCTTGCTAGGCCATTAATAACTTGTCAACGCAGGAGTCTCCACGCGCTCGCGCGCACAAGTTCGATAACAGAAAGATGGCGCCGCTTCGATGCGATACAGAGTAGGGCAGGGTTTTGATTTTCATCCCCTCGAGGCGGGCCGCAAGCTCGTGCTCGGCGGAGTTGAAATCGCGCACGAGAAGGGATTGCGCGGGCATTCCGATGCCGACGTCGCCGCGCATGCGCTCTCCAACGCGATCCTGGGCGCAATCGGCGAAGGCGACCTCGGCCGGCATTTCCCGGACAATGATCCCCGCTATGCCGGCGCTGACAGTATCCGATTGCTGCGTGAGGTATGGCAGCTCGCGGCCTCGCGCGGATGGCGCCTCGTCAACGCCGACCTGACGATCGTCGCGCAAGCGCCGAAGCTCAAGCCCTATCTCGATGAAATGCGCACGCGTCTGGCCGCGGCGCTGGGCGTCGATCAGACCTCGCTCAACATCAAAGCATCGAGTCCGGAAAGCCTCGGCGCGCTTGGCCGTGGCGACGGGATGGCTTCGGCGGCGATCGTCATGCTCGAGGCGGATTGATCTTCAGGCGGCCTTGCGGTCGTCGCTCTCGGGAATCAACTGACAGCCGTTCATTTCGCGAGCCGCGCGCAGAATGCCCGCGACTTCAGGCTCCGCCAGGAACGCTTCGAACATCGGCAGGGTATCGAACTGGAGAGCGATCGTGACGCGGTCGCCGTTGTCGTGATGGACGCTGAGCGCGCGCCCACCAAACCGCCGCCGCGCCTCGCTGAATACGTCGAGGAACCGCAGAAAATCCAAAGGCGCAAAATTCGCAAGCAGATTGATCATCGAGTTCTTCCGACCTCCTTCTGAATCCTCTCCGTGAATGTCCGATCCCCTCTCTCTGACCAGGGAGAGGGCACGGGTGAGGGTACTCTGCTTCCGGATTTCTTAAGATCGGGCGTACGAAGAAGCCCGCCGACCTCACCCGGCGGCGCGATGCGTCGCCGACCTCTCCCTGGTCAGGGAGAGGGATTCAGAGTCTCTGATCGTTTGATGCTTGCTGGTTTCGCAGAGATTCAGAGATCGTCGCCGGACTCGCCCGATGAACCGTCGTCGTCGAGGCCGCCGCCGCTTTCGAGTTCCTCGACCGCTTGGTCGAACTCAGGCCCGGAGAACTCCTCGCCCATCTCCTGGCCCATCTTGCGCATCATCCGCGCGACGCTCTTGGGATCGTTCTCGTCGAGGCCGCCGAGGTTAGTCGGGTCGCTGAGCGAATCGAGCCGCGCCTCCTCGCTCTTGGGCATCGCAAAGCGCGACATCAGCCGGTGCATCTTCCTGCTGCCGCAATGCTCGCACGTCGGCGTGACCTTCTCGCTGACGCGCATCGTCAGCACGCTCGATCGGCGCCGGCACTTCTCGCACTGGTATTCGTATATCGGCATAAACTCGATTTAAGTTTGTCCGCGCGGCGAATCGAGGGCAACCTCTGGCTCAGGGGAATTTGAGTCGAAACAGCCGCGCGGCATTCTCGGTTGCAATCTCCCGCACAGTCGCGAACGTCTCAGCTTTGATTGCCGCGATCGCAGCGATCGCGTCGGC contains:
- the glp gene encoding gephyrin-like molybdotransferase Glp, coding for MISADEAIRIVLENTSRLGVERVPILQALGRVLGEEIRSPRDIPGFDNSAMDGYAVRSADVASASESNPVRLEVIETVPAGKMPSKKVERGQAARTMTGAPIADGADAIIQVEKTRGSGSMVEILSAAEVRNFIRPRGEDLRRGEGVFSAGKTLAPADLGMLASLNRSMVEVYRRPRVAIVSTGDEIVEVDQPPTGAQVVNSNGYALAGAVLEAGGEPTILKIARDTEAEIRERLAEALTFDAMLSTGGVSVGQFDHVKGALDALGLKQLFHGVAQRPGKPLKFGTVGYRAVFGLPGNPVSTLVCFYLYARAALRKMGGHERLGLPRVQARCASDIKTAANLTEFVRVIVTRGEDGLVATPTGAQGSGMLSSVSRADGLLVGPASETILKAGTQAVVLLLGGTEPVVLDENVGFEEPRRQKY
- the ispF gene encoding 2-C-methyl-D-erythritol 2,4-cyclodiphosphate synthase, producing MRYRVGQGFDFHPLEAGRKLVLGGVEIAHEKGLRGHSDADVAAHALSNAILGAIGEGDLGRHFPDNDPRYAGADSIRLLREVWQLAASRGWRLVNADLTIVAQAPKLKPYLDEMRTRLAAALGVDQTSLNIKASSPESLGALGRGDGMASAAIVMLEAD
- a CDS encoding zinc ribbon domain-containing protein, with translation MPIYEYQCEKCRRRSSVLTMRVSEKVTPTCEHCGSRKMHRLMSRFAMPKSEEARLDSLSDPTNLGGLDENDPKSVARMMRKMGQEMGEEFSGPEFDQAVEELESGGGLDDDGSSGESGDDL